A single Hyperolius riggenbachi isolate aHypRig1 chromosome 12, aHypRig1.pri, whole genome shotgun sequence DNA region contains:
- the TEN1 gene encoding CST complex subunit TEN1, whose protein sequence is MLPAPAQYQYLWDIGSGNVSAGTTLRTFGRLACYDYTLSEAELTAHHSAVQHKLRVNTKFVEPFSARVGSYYMALGELESVDNSHLLCARLLTCIEGVDLSLLQSGIDEQRKYFAERVPQDNT, encoded by the exons ATGCTCCCCGCACCGGCACAGTATCAGTATCTATGGGACATTGGCTCAGGAAACGTTTCTGCTGGAACAACTCTGAGGACTTTCGGAAG GCTTGCCTGCTATGATTACACTCTGTCTGAGGCAGAACTCACTGCCCATCATTCGGCTGTTCAGCATAAGCTCAGGGTGAACACCAAGTTTGTTGAACCATTTTCTGCCCGGGTTGGGTCGTATTACATGGCGCTAGGCGAGCTGGAATCTGTGGATA ATTCACACCTCTTATGTGCTCGCTTGCTGACATGCATTGAGGGTGTAGACCTCTCCCTTTTGCAGAGTGGGATAGATGAACAGAGAAAATACTTTGCAGAGCGAGTGCCTCAAgataatacttaa